Proteins from a genomic interval of Diaminobutyricimonas aerilata:
- a CDS encoding sensor histidine kinase, whose amino-acid sequence MSTLSDLVLAQGRSTEADVEWLHLLVGDWQLLADLAFADIVLWVPTAEGGFVAVAHARPSSSATLFYRDFVGQQVKPEWRAQVTEAFESVRIVDTSAPAWYEETPTRVRAVPVMRRLAPSGAATTEFPIAVITRHTNLSEARTPSRQELTFNECANDLFQMIATGDFPDLGAPSGPRRGAPRASDGLIRLDVDGIVTFASPNGLSAFNRMGFAGELEGESLAEVTTNLITGKMTVDESLPLVVTGRAPWRTDIEARGVTVTLRAIPIRVRGERVGAIVLCRDVTEVRHQERELLTKDATIREIHHRVKNNLQTVASLLRIQARRVHSDVAREALTQAMRRVAAIAVVHDTLSEGLNQNVDFDAVFDRVLLLIAEVAASHNTTVHPKSTGSFGVLPSEYATPLALALTELVTNAVEHGLEGRDGEVEIVARRNDEALSVKVRDNGVGLPEGKVGSGLGTQIVRTLIQGELGGTIDWHTLEGEGTEVTIDVPLLYLSRAARDRSR is encoded by the coding sequence ATGTCGACGCTCTCCGACCTCGTGCTCGCGCAGGGACGATCCACCGAGGCCGACGTCGAATGGCTGCACCTGCTCGTCGGGGACTGGCAGCTGCTCGCCGATCTCGCCTTCGCCGACATCGTGTTGTGGGTGCCGACGGCCGAGGGCGGCTTCGTCGCGGTCGCCCATGCCCGCCCGTCGAGTTCCGCCACCTTGTTCTACCGCGACTTCGTCGGGCAGCAGGTGAAGCCGGAGTGGCGCGCGCAGGTGACCGAGGCGTTCGAATCGGTGCGGATCGTCGACACCTCGGCGCCCGCCTGGTACGAGGAGACGCCGACCCGGGTTCGGGCCGTCCCGGTGATGCGCCGACTGGCGCCGAGCGGCGCCGCCACGACGGAGTTCCCGATCGCCGTGATCACCCGGCACACGAACCTGTCTGAGGCGCGCACGCCGAGCCGTCAGGAGCTCACCTTCAACGAGTGCGCCAACGACCTGTTCCAGATGATCGCGACCGGCGACTTCCCCGACCTCGGGGCTCCGAGCGGTCCGCGCCGCGGGGCGCCGCGCGCCTCGGACGGCCTCATCCGGCTCGACGTCGACGGCATCGTGACGTTCGCGAGCCCGAACGGGTTGTCGGCGTTCAACCGGATGGGCTTCGCCGGCGAGCTCGAGGGCGAGTCGCTCGCCGAGGTGACGACGAACCTCATCACCGGCAAGATGACCGTCGACGAGTCGCTGCCGCTCGTCGTGACCGGCCGCGCGCCGTGGCGCACCGACATCGAGGCGCGCGGGGTGACCGTGACGCTGCGGGCCATCCCGATCCGCGTGCGCGGCGAGCGGGTGGGCGCGATCGTGCTCTGCCGCGACGTCACCGAGGTGCGGCACCAGGAGCGCGAGCTGCTCACCAAGGACGCGACGATCCGCGAGATTCACCACCGGGTGAAGAACAATCTGCAGACGGTCGCGTCGCTGCTGCGCATCCAGGCGCGGCGGGTGCACTCCGACGTCGCGCGCGAGGCGCTCACGCAGGCGATGCGCCGCGTCGCGGCGATCGCCGTCGTGCACGACACCCTCTCGGAGGGGCTCAACCAGAACGTGGACTTCGACGCGGTGTTCGACCGGGTGCTGCTGCTCATCGCGGAGGTCGCCGCGAGTCACAACACGACGGTGCACCCCAAGTCGACGGGGAGCTTCGGCGTGCTGCCGAGCGAATATGCGACACCGCTCGCGCTCGCCCTCACGGAGCTCGTCACGAACGCCGTCGAGCACGGACTCGAGGGTCGCGACGGCGAGGTCGAGATCGTGGCGCGGCGCAACGACGAGGCGCTGTCGGTGAAGGTGCGCGACAACGGCGTGGGCCTGCCCGAGGGCAAGGTCGGATCGGGGCTCGGCACGCAGATCGTGCGGACGCTGATCCAGGGTGAGCTGGGGGGCACGATCGACTGGCACACCCTCGAGGGCGAGGGCACCGAGGTCACGATCGACGTGCCGCTGCTCTATCTCAGCCGCGCGGCGCGCGATCGTTCACGGTGA
- a CDS encoding AAA family ATPase encodes MTVRVAFALPAPQLDWFREVARRHAHLDAGHASDANGLAGIVAAERPDAALVSAEPRYLDAHLLAACDAAGTRLVAVVGSDVQRRYAASLGIFETVPDDAVAIPVRLSTPAPPVPTAGRVIAVWGPAGSPGRTTVAVDIAAELAAAGRRVVLADVDTHGASIAPALGLLDEAPGFAAACRLASTDSLTIPELERIGQRYESPLGGFWVLTGIGRASRWPELSAERVTRTIARCREWADDVVLDTAASLENDEEIASDLAAPRRNAATIAALREADEVVAVGAADPVGLSRFLRSHVDLLETATTHRVRVVMNRVRASAIGLDPQSQVTQTLQRFGGIRPDALVPHDQNGADAAILTGRTLADAAPRSPARLALRGFVENHLLPPELATRSARRSKLRAQPRGMLRRRAS; translated from the coding sequence GTGACCGTGCGCGTCGCGTTCGCCCTTCCCGCACCGCAGCTCGACTGGTTCCGCGAGGTGGCGCGGCGCCACGCGCACCTCGATGCCGGTCACGCCTCCGATGCGAACGGTCTCGCGGGCATCGTCGCCGCCGAACGCCCGGATGCGGCGCTCGTCTCAGCGGAGCCGCGCTACCTCGACGCGCACCTGCTCGCGGCGTGCGATGCGGCCGGCACCCGCCTCGTCGCGGTCGTCGGCAGCGACGTGCAGCGTCGGTATGCGGCCTCGCTCGGCATCTTCGAGACGGTGCCGGATGACGCGGTCGCCATCCCGGTGCGGCTGAGCACGCCGGCTCCGCCGGTGCCGACCGCGGGGCGCGTCATCGCCGTGTGGGGGCCGGCCGGTTCCCCGGGCCGTACCACCGTCGCGGTGGACATCGCGGCCGAGCTGGCGGCCGCCGGCCGCCGGGTCGTGCTCGCCGACGTGGACACCCACGGCGCGTCGATCGCCCCGGCCCTCGGGCTGCTCGATGAGGCCCCCGGATTCGCGGCGGCGTGCCGGCTGGCCTCCACCGACAGTCTCACCATCCCCGAGCTGGAACGCATCGGGCAGCGCTACGAGAGCCCCCTCGGCGGCTTCTGGGTGCTCACCGGCATCGGGCGCGCGAGCCGGTGGCCGGAACTCTCCGCCGAGCGGGTGACCCGCACGATCGCCCGGTGCCGGGAGTGGGCCGACGACGTCGTGCTCGACACGGCGGCGAGCCTCGAGAACGACGAGGAGATCGCGAGCGACCTCGCCGCCCCGCGCCGCAACGCGGCGACGATCGCCGCCCTGCGCGAGGCGGACGAGGTCGTCGCCGTCGGTGCCGCGGATCCGGTCGGGCTCTCCCGCTTCCTCCGCTCGCACGTCGACCTTCTCGAGACCGCGACGACGCATCGCGTGCGGGTCGTGATGAACCGGGTGCGCGCGAGCGCGATCGGTCTCGACCCGCAGTCCCAGGTGACGCAGACCCTCCAGCGTTTCGGCGGCATCCGCCCGGACGCTCTCGTGCCGCACGATCAGAACGGCGCGGATGCGGCGATCCTCACTGGTCGCACCCTCGCCGACGCCGCGCCGAGATCGCCCGCCCGGCTCGCGCTGCGCGGCTTCGTCGAGAACCACCTGCTGCCGCCGGAACTCGCCACCCGCTCCGCCCGCCGGTCGAAGTTGCGCGCGCAGCCGCGCGGGATGCTGAGGCGCCGCGCGTCCTGA
- a CDS encoding LON peptidase substrate-binding domain-containing protein yields MTELPVFPLGSVLLPNVPLALRIFEPRYLVMLAEVLQDQPPAFGVVLIERGQEVGGGDHRFTVGTVARIVELGEGDGTIELVATGTTRFQVNGWLDEDPYPRADVRMLPELPWQEEDRALLETAERTVRRALAVSSEFTEQRFPSDVVLAEDPAERAWQLAGVAPLGPLDQQRLLLATSIRELLTDLAETADGITTAYSSGWRED; encoded by the coding sequence ATGACTGAGCTGCCGGTGTTCCCGCTCGGTTCGGTGCTGCTGCCGAACGTGCCGCTCGCGCTGCGCATCTTCGAACCCCGCTACCTCGTGATGCTCGCCGAGGTGCTGCAGGACCAGCCGCCCGCGTTCGGCGTGGTGCTCATCGAACGTGGGCAGGAGGTCGGCGGCGGCGACCACCGTTTCACCGTCGGCACCGTCGCGCGCATCGTCGAACTCGGCGAGGGCGACGGCACGATCGAACTCGTCGCCACCGGCACGACGCGGTTCCAGGTGAACGGCTGGCTCGATGAGGACCCGTATCCGCGCGCCGACGTGCGGATGCTTCCCGAACTGCCGTGGCAGGAGGAGGACCGGGCTCTGCTCGAGACCGCCGAACGCACCGTGCGTCGGGCGCTCGCGGTGTCGAGCGAGTTCACCGAACAGCGCTTCCCCTCCGACGTCGTGCTCGCCGAGGACCCGGCGGAGCGGGCGTGGCAGCTCGCCGGGGTGGCGCCGCTCGGTCCGTTGGACCAGCAGCGGCTGCTGCTCGCCACGAGCATCCGGGAACTGCTGACCGACCTCGCCGAGACCGCCGACGGCATCACGACGGCGTACTCTTCCGGGTGGCGGGAGGACTGA
- a CDS encoding WhiB family transcriptional regulator: MDWRDKAACLTADPELFFPVGNTGPAVDQIEKAKSVCARCTVTETCLQYALETNQDYGVWGGLSEDERRALKRRAARARRAS, encoded by the coding sequence ATGGATTGGCGTGACAAGGCCGCCTGTCTGACCGCAGACCCCGAGCTCTTCTTCCCCGTCGGCAACACCGGCCCGGCGGTCGACCAGATCGAGAAGGCCAAATCGGTCTGTGCCCGCTGCACGGTCACCGAGACCTGCCTGCAGTACGCCCTCGAGACCAACCAGGACTACGGCGTGTGGGGCGGCCTGAGCGAAGACGAGCGTCGCGCGCTCAAGCGTCGCGCCGCCCGCGCCCGCCGCGCTTCTTGA